In Anseongella ginsenosidimutans, one genomic interval encodes:
- the fsa gene encoding fructose-6-phosphate aldolase — MKFFIDTANLDQIREAQDLGVLNGVTTNPSLMAKEGITGEENVRAHYKAICEIVDGDVSAEVIATDLEGIIREGESLAALHPKIVVKVPMIREGVKALKYFSGKGIRTNCTLVFSAGQALLAAKAGASYVSPFIGRLDDISTDGLQLIEDIRLIYDNYGFETEILAASVRHPVHILECAKIGADVMTGPLSAILALLNHPLTDKGLAQFLADHAKANKLQETA; from the coding sequence ATGAAATTCTTTATAGATACCGCAAACCTTGATCAGATCCGGGAAGCGCAGGATCTCGGGGTACTGAACGGGGTGACCACCAATCCTTCTCTCATGGCGAAAGAAGGGATCACCGGAGAAGAAAATGTCCGGGCGCATTATAAAGCTATTTGCGAAATCGTAGATGGGGATGTAAGCGCTGAAGTGATCGCAACCGACCTGGAAGGCATTATCAGGGAAGGCGAATCCCTTGCGGCGCTTCACCCAAAAATCGTCGTAAAAGTTCCTATGATCCGGGAAGGCGTAAAAGCGCTGAAGTATTTTTCCGGTAAAGGCATCCGCACCAACTGCACGCTGGTATTCTCAGCCGGACAGGCGCTGCTGGCAGCGAAAGCAGGAGCCAGCTATGTCTCCCCTTTCATTGGAAGGCTTGACGATATTTCTACCGACGGCTTGCAACTGATCGAAGATATCCGCCTTATTTACGATAATTACGGATTTGAAACAGAAATACTTGCGGCTTCCGTGCGGCACCCTGTTCACATTCTTGAATGCGCCAAAATAGGCGCTGACGTAATGACGGGACCGCTGTCAGCCATTCTCGCCCTGCTCAATCATCCGTTAACGGATAAAGGGCTGGCCCAGTTCCTGGCGGATCATGCGAAGGCCAATAAACTGCAGGAAACCGCATAA
- a CDS encoding CinA family nicotinamide mononucleotide deamidase-related protein, which produces MLAEIITIGDEILIGQVIDSNSAWLAGRLNEVGITVGQITSIGDDPAVLENALEEASRRADIIIMTGGLGPTKDDRTKQTLCGYFGGKLVLHEKVLENVKTIFSRSNRPLLDSNMRQAEVPDNCRVLLNSQGTAPGMWFEKEGRVYISLPGVPFEMMGLAGEQVIPMLKEYFRDRLEPVLHKTLVTTGIGESFLAELVAPAENFLPPYIHLAYLPRPGMVRLRLSAYGKELTASGNKPAEGIVSALQLEKELDIHASRIMELAEKYVIATEDTPVPEIILNRLRERGRTLATAESCTGGYIAHLITAIPGASDVFSGSVVAYSNKIKSSLLGVNDITLTHFGAVSRETVSEMAAGAIERLGVDYAIACSGIMGPGGGSADKPVGTVWIAVADKEHVQAEKFSFSGRRPQLIERTAIAALGMLFHFVE; this is translated from the coding sequence ATGCTTGCAGAAATTATAACCATCGGGGATGAAATTCTCATCGGGCAGGTCATTGACAGCAATTCGGCCTGGCTGGCTGGCCGGCTGAACGAGGTGGGCATAACCGTAGGGCAAATCACTTCTATCGGCGATGATCCGGCGGTCCTGGAAAATGCGCTGGAGGAAGCCTCCCGCCGGGCGGACATCATTATCATGACCGGAGGGCTGGGCCCCACCAAAGACGACAGGACCAAGCAAACCCTTTGCGGGTATTTCGGCGGAAAACTGGTGCTTCATGAAAAGGTTCTGGAAAACGTGAAAACTATTTTCTCCCGGTCGAACCGCCCCCTGCTTGACAGCAATATGCGGCAGGCCGAAGTGCCGGACAACTGCAGGGTTTTATTGAACAGCCAGGGAACGGCGCCCGGAATGTGGTTTGAAAAAGAGGGCAGGGTATATATATCGCTTCCGGGAGTGCCTTTTGAAATGATGGGACTGGCCGGCGAACAGGTCATTCCCATGCTGAAGGAATATTTCCGGGACAGGCTTGAGCCGGTGCTTCATAAAACGCTGGTGACTACAGGAATCGGGGAATCTTTCCTGGCTGAACTGGTTGCGCCTGCGGAAAACTTCCTGCCTCCCTATATTCATCTTGCGTACCTGCCCCGGCCGGGAATGGTCCGGCTCCGGCTAAGCGCCTACGGAAAGGAGTTGACCGCCTCCGGAAATAAGCCTGCGGAAGGGATTGTCTCTGCGCTTCAGCTGGAAAAGGAATTGGATATTCATGCTTCCCGGATCATGGAACTGGCGGAGAAATACGTCATCGCGACTGAAGATACCCCGGTGCCTGAGATTATTTTAAACCGCCTCAGGGAACGCGGCCGTACCCTGGCAACTGCTGAAAGCTGCACCGGCGGGTACATTGCCCACCTGATTACGGCCATTCCAGGGGCATCGGACGTATTTTCGGGCAGTGTGGTGGCCTATTCCAATAAAATAAAATCATCGCTGCTTGGCGTGAATGATATTACCCTGACGCATTTCGGCGCTGTGAGCCGCGAAACGGTGAGCGAAATGGCCGCCGGCGCTATTGAAAGGCTTGGGGTTGACTATGCGATTGCCTGTTCGGGCATTATGGGGCCCGGCGGCGGCTCGGCGGATAAACCGGTAGGTACAGTATGGATCGCTGTCGCAGACAAGGAGCATGTGCAGGCGGAGAAATTCAGTTTTTCCGGCAGGCGCCCCCAGCTTATTGAACGTACGGCGATTGCCGCGCTTGGCATGTTATTTCATTTCGTGGAATAG
- a CDS encoding putative LPS assembly protein LptD has translation MDEHRVAYIQDGIYTTCTNPAHPHFGIRLYKTKVKENQIITGPANLFIEGIPLPLGVPFGFFPKTQKRASGIIFPSIREDASLGFSAENFGYYLGLSDHFDLSVLGEMYSLGSYGVRASSRYSWRYRFNGNFSFDYLRRKFPNDATGGYSLGKQFNIRWSHSQSNRGTGTNFSANVNAGSSKYYQNTTDFNLQDKARNTLASGINYSKTWLNSPFSLSASANHSQDVSTGQVSIGLPTLSFNVSRITPFDSKNRVGAQKWYHRIGMSYSLQADNRVSTGDSILFSPQTLDRLQTGIRHSIPVSTSFNLFNYFFVSPSFNYNERWSFKSFRKYYDPGVDRVITDTVKGFQASRDYSLSLGMNTRIFGELNFRKGKIKAIRHVITPSIGFSYRPDFGAEKFGYYQYYVNAEGERTRYSIFEGTLYGGPSAGVSKSLNFSIDNIIEMKVRAENDTTDGEEDGEKKVKLLDRLSINGGYNFADELFPLSNINFSGSTTLFEKISMSFNGSFDPYAVIDGRREPVYLLKHSNKLARLTRFSFSVRGSLNSRGEGNTTGQPVNPVGGLDPSMQEQLYLVDPNPEAFVDFNLLWSLSFGYSFNYSNPGTYSSRAAGPVKRTTQALDMNGDFSLTPKWKIGFQTSYDFERGEVGSTSFSIFRDLHCWALSFNWIPFGSYRSYSMDLRVNAAVLQDLKLTKRRNYYNY, from the coding sequence GTGGATGAACACAGGGTGGCTTATATCCAGGACGGGATTTACACGACCTGTACCAACCCTGCTCATCCGCACTTCGGTATCCGCCTTTATAAAACGAAAGTAAAAGAAAATCAGATAATTACCGGGCCGGCTAATTTATTCATAGAAGGCATTCCGCTTCCCCTGGGCGTACCCTTCGGCTTTTTCCCGAAAACCCAGAAACGTGCTTCCGGGATAATTTTTCCAAGCATCCGGGAAGACGCTTCCCTGGGGTTTTCGGCCGAAAACTTCGGTTATTACCTGGGCCTGAGCGATCATTTTGACCTGTCGGTGCTGGGCGAAATGTACTCCCTTGGCAGTTACGGCGTCCGGGCTTCCTCAAGGTATTCCTGGCGGTACCGGTTCAACGGAAATTTTAGCTTTGATTATCTCAGGCGGAAGTTTCCTAACGATGCTACCGGGGGATACAGCCTTGGAAAGCAGTTTAATATCCGCTGGAGCCACAGCCAGTCCAACAGGGGCACGGGGACAAATTTCAGCGCAAACGTGAACGCCGGTTCCAGCAAGTATTACCAGAATACCACAGATTTTAACCTCCAGGATAAGGCGCGTAATACCCTGGCTTCGGGTATTAATTATTCCAAGACCTGGCTTAACAGCCCTTTCAGCCTCTCTGCGTCGGCCAATCATAGCCAGGACGTATCCACCGGCCAGGTGAGCATTGGTTTGCCCACGCTGTCCTTTAATGTTTCGCGGATAACGCCATTTGACTCAAAGAACAGGGTGGGGGCCCAGAAATGGTACCACCGGATTGGTATGAGCTATTCCCTGCAAGCCGATAACCGGGTATCTACCGGCGATTCCATCCTGTTCTCTCCGCAGACCCTGGATAGATTGCAGACAGGTATCCGCCACAGCATTCCTGTCAGCACATCCTTCAACTTATTCAATTACTTCTTTGTCTCTCCCAGCTTCAATTATAATGAACGCTGGTCTTTTAAATCCTTCCGGAAATACTATGACCCGGGTGTGGACCGGGTAATTACCGATACAGTGAAAGGCTTCCAGGCATCCAGGGATTATAGCCTTTCGCTGGGAATGAACACCCGGATATTCGGGGAGCTGAATTTTAGAAAGGGTAAGATAAAGGCTATCCGCCACGTGATCACACCAAGTATCGGGTTCAGTTACCGGCCTGATTTCGGCGCTGAGAAATTCGGGTATTACCAGTATTACGTCAACGCTGAAGGGGAGCGCACCCGTTATTCCATTTTTGAAGGCACGCTTTACGGCGGCCCTTCAGCTGGTGTTTCCAAATCCCTTAACTTTTCGATCGATAATATCATTGAAATGAAGGTTAGGGCCGAGAACGATACAACGGATGGTGAAGAGGATGGCGAGAAAAAGGTAAAGCTGCTGGACAGGCTGAGTATCAACGGAGGCTATAATTTTGCCGATGAACTATTCCCCCTGTCGAATATTAATTTTTCCGGGTCGACTACGCTGTTTGAAAAGATAAGCATGAGCTTTAACGGTTCTTTTGACCCTTATGCCGTGATTGACGGCCGGCGCGAACCGGTTTACCTCTTGAAACACAGCAATAAACTCGCCCGCCTTACCCGTTTCAGTTTTTCTGTCCGGGGAAGCCTGAACTCCCGGGGGGAAGGGAATACCACCGGTCAGCCCGTTAACCCGGTAGGGGGGCTGGACCCGTCGATGCAGGAACAGCTGTACCTGGTTGATCCCAATCCGGAGGCGTTCGTGGATTTTAACCTTTTATGGAGCCTGAGTTTTGGCTATAGCTTTAACTATTCCAATCCGGGTACTTATTCGTCCAGGGCGGCCGGGCCGGTTAAGCGAACTACCCAGGCGCTTGATATGAACGGCGATTTCAGCCTTACTCCCAAATGGAAGATCGGTTTCCAGACCAGTTATGATTTTGAAAGAGGCGAAGTAGGTTCAACCAGCTTTTCCATTTTCCGCGATCTTCATTGCTGGGCGCTTTCATTCAACTGGATCCCATTCGGGTCATACAGGAGCTACAGCATGGACCTCCGGGTGAACGCGGCAGTGCTGCAGGATCTCAAACTGACAAAACGCCGGAACTATTACAATTATTAA
- a CDS encoding N-acetylmuramoyl-L-alanine amidase family protein translates to MKRILGACTLITLLISTAALAGTIDTTSIGKEDNFSGGYALKTVVLDAGHGGHDPGTNWAGVYEKHIALSITLKVGKLIKENMPDVKVIYTRDDDTFVELYERANIANRAHADLFISIHCNANNSTSPYGSETYTLGLHRTEDNFEVAKRENQVIYLEENYKENYHGFDPNSPESYIIFSLYQSQNMANSISLAARIQQEFKSAGRHNRGVKQAGFLVIRETSMPSVLVETGFVSNANERKFLNSYEGQMKMARSIYNAFKSYKTSVESAN, encoded by the coding sequence ATGAAAAGGATTTTAGGCGCTTGCACCCTCATTACGTTATTGATATCTACCGCGGCCCTCGCCGGAACAATTGATACGACCAGTATTGGAAAAGAAGATAATTTTTCCGGCGGCTATGCCCTAAAAACAGTAGTACTTGACGCGGGGCACGGGGGGCACGACCCCGGAACCAACTGGGCAGGGGTTTACGAAAAGCACATTGCCCTGTCCATCACTCTGAAAGTGGGCAAGCTGATCAAAGAAAATATGCCGGATGTAAAAGTGATCTACACCCGGGACGATGATACCTTCGTGGAATTATACGAGCGGGCGAATATTGCCAACAGAGCCCATGCAGACCTGTTTATTTCCATTCATTGCAATGCTAATAACAGCACGAGCCCTTACGGAAGCGAAACCTATACACTTGGACTGCACCGTACCGAAGACAATTTCGAAGTCGCAAAGAGAGAGAACCAGGTAATTTACCTGGAAGAAAATTACAAAGAGAACTATCATGGCTTTGATCCCAATTCCCCGGAGTCCTACATTATTTTCTCTCTTTATCAAAGCCAGAACATGGCCAACAGCATTTCCCTGGCTGCCCGGATCCAGCAGGAATTCAAGAGCGCCGGCCGTCATAACCGCGGGGTAAAACAAGCTGGCTTCCTGGTGATCCGGGAAACCTCCATGCCTTCGGTACTGGTAGAAACAGGATTTGTATCCAATGCAAATGAACGAAAGTTCCTGAATTCCTATGAAGGGCAAATGAAGATGGCACGCTCGATCTATAACGCGTTCAAGTCTTATAAGACAAGTGTGGAATCGGCCAATTAG
- a CDS encoding MlaD family protein, translated as MRIAKETKIGILAAVAIATLIIGYNFLKGNDVFSSSQQFYAIYDRVDGLTASKPIFVNGFQVGRVAKLELLPGKQIRATLEVNEDIPIPANTIAEIQSTDLLGSKAIYFVLGNSDQMAADGDTLASNVEKSLAESVNPVKDKAVVMLDKIDSILTALNSIMNPQFQENINQSLVSINNTLQSLESTSKKVDNIVGSGAQRLQTILANVESITTNLRENNEQITGILANIEQVTDQVAAGKLRETLNNANQATGQLAAMMEKIQNGEGSLGALLNDEALYKNLNNSAESLDKLMIDLRENPKRYVHFSLIDFGKNK; from the coding sequence ATGAGAATAGCAAAGGAAACTAAAATAGGGATACTGGCGGCGGTGGCTATTGCCACATTGATCATCGGCTATAACTTCCTGAAAGGAAACGATGTATTCTCATCCAGCCAGCAGTTTTATGCAATTTACGACCGCGTTGACGGGCTTACCGCGTCCAAACCAATTTTTGTGAACGGCTTTCAGGTGGGAAGAGTGGCGAAACTGGAATTATTGCCCGGCAAACAGATCCGGGCTACCCTGGAAGTAAACGAGGACATTCCCATTCCCGCCAATACGATCGCAGAGATCCAAAGCACCGACCTGCTCGGATCAAAAGCCATTTACTTCGTACTGGGCAATTCGGATCAAATGGCCGCCGACGGCGATACCCTGGCCTCTAATGTGGAAAAGAGCCTGGCCGAATCCGTCAACCCGGTTAAAGACAAGGCCGTGGTCATGCTTGACAAGATCGACTCTATTCTTACGGCCCTGAACTCGATTATGAATCCACAATTCCAGGAAAACATCAATCAAAGCCTGGTAAGCATTAACAATACGCTGCAATCGCTGGAAAGCACTAGTAAGAAAGTCGATAATATCGTAGGCAGCGGGGCGCAGCGGCTGCAGACTATTCTTGCGAATGTAGAGTCCATCACCACGAATCTCCGCGAAAACAACGAGCAGATCACGGGCATCCTCGCCAATATCGAGCAGGTTACGGATCAGGTGGCCGCGGGCAAGCTCCGGGAAACATTAAACAATGCCAACCAGGCTACCGGACAGCTGGCAGCCATGATGGAAAAGATCCAGAACGGCGAAGGTTCGCTGGGGGCATTGTTGAATGACGAGGCGCTTTACAAGAATCTCAACAATTCCGCGGAAAGCCTCGACAAACTTATGATCGACCTGCGTGAAAACCCCAAAAGGTACGTCCATTTTTCTCTCATCGATTTCGGAAAAAATAAATAA
- a CDS encoding hemolysin family protein → MLAEVFIILFLILLNGIFAASEIALVSSRKTRLELFIKKGNRAATEAMKLHRSPNKFLSTVQIGITLISILTGLYSGAAFAPFFKQFFVEIPLLAPYSENISVALVVIIITFLTLVFGELVPKRVGLIIPEKFAMAVAWPMTFLGRMVAPFVWLLSTTTDLIIRLFNIRSDKNQVTEEEIKALVEEGVSAGAIEEIEHQIVDRVFNLGDKRVLNLMTYRSDIVWLDINEDPELHKKTILESNHNVYPVCDGEIDNILGIVTVKKLLNIYLGGENPGLKSLLSPASFIHETASAYQVLRQFRQNKTHHAFIIDEYGSLEGMITLNDLLYTLVGTISGDGFSGNEKVQREDGSWLIDGQYPLTDFLQEFDLSAAADEIRGVNTLAGFMILQLRRLPQTGEKLTWNDLELEIMDMDGRRIDKILVRIVKKGEE, encoded by the coding sequence ATGTTAGCTGAAGTATTCATCATTCTTTTTCTGATCCTCCTGAACGGCATTTTCGCCGCTTCAGAGATCGCGCTTGTTTCCAGCCGGAAAACAAGACTGGAGCTATTTATAAAAAAGGGAAACCGTGCAGCAACGGAAGCCATGAAGCTGCACCGTTCGCCAAACAAGTTCCTCTCAACCGTTCAGATCGGCATTACCTTAATCAGCATCCTGACGGGTCTGTACAGCGGGGCCGCCTTTGCGCCGTTTTTTAAACAGTTCTTCGTGGAAATTCCTCTTCTGGCTCCTTATAGCGAAAATATATCGGTGGCGCTGGTGGTTATCATCATTACTTTTTTAACCCTGGTTTTCGGCGAGCTGGTGCCTAAGCGGGTGGGGCTGATCATTCCTGAAAAATTTGCGATGGCGGTTGCCTGGCCAATGACCTTCCTGGGCCGGATGGTAGCGCCCTTTGTCTGGCTGCTCAGCACAACTACCGATCTCATAATCCGCCTTTTCAATATTCGCTCTGACAAAAACCAGGTGACCGAAGAAGAGATCAAAGCGCTTGTAGAAGAAGGTGTGAGCGCCGGCGCGATCGAAGAAATTGAACACCAGATCGTGGACCGGGTATTTAACCTGGGCGACAAGAGGGTGCTTAACCTTATGACTTACCGGAGTGATATTGTCTGGCTGGACATTAACGAAGATCCGGAATTGCATAAAAAGACCATCCTGGAAAGCAACCATAATGTGTACCCTGTCTGCGACGGGGAAATTGACAATATCCTGGGCATCGTTACCGTTAAAAAGCTCCTGAATATTTACCTGGGCGGCGAAAACCCGGGGTTAAAATCACTGCTCAGCCCCGCCTCCTTCATCCATGAGACAGCTTCCGCCTACCAGGTACTGCGGCAATTCAGGCAAAACAAGACACATCACGCCTTTATCATTGACGAATATGGTTCCCTGGAGGGTATGATTACCCTGAATGACCTGCTTTATACGCTGGTAGGCACCATTTCGGGCGATGGCTTTTCAGGAAATGAAAAAGTACAGCGGGAAGACGGCAGCTGGCTGATCGACGGGCAATACCCGCTGACCGACTTTCTGCAGGAGTTCGATCTTTCAGCCGCCGCCGATGAAATCAGGGGAGTAAACACATTAGCCGGCTTTATGATACTGCAGCTCCGGCGCCTGCCTCAAACCGGCGAAAAGCTTACCTGGAATGATCTCGAACTGGAGATAATGGACATGGACGGAAGGCGGATTGATAAAATACTGGTGAGGATCGTGAAAAAAGGAGAGGAATGA